A stretch of Pseudomonas sp. CCC3.1 DNA encodes these proteins:
- a CDS encoding CynX/NimT family MFS transporter, which translates to MNLEPEKAMHHPSTEAVRHLDELDELLIDAEVDDEQVPQTPPVVLRPWLLLLGLVLVALNLRPALSSVAPLLGEVSDRLGLSAAQAGLLTTLPVLCLGVFAPLAPILARRFGTERVVLGILLTLGGGIVLRSCLGEVGLFAGSILAGASIGVIGVLVPGIIKRDFAGHAGTMTGVYTMALCLGAALAAGATVPLSHYLGDSWALGLGFWALPAVLAVIFWLPQVGKRHGAHNVAYRVRGLLRDPLAWQVTFYMGLQSSLSYIVFGWLPSILIGRGLTPTQAGLVMSGSVIVQLATALSAPWLATRGKDQRLAIVLVMGMTLAGLFGCLYAPLEGLWGWAIVLGLGQGGAFSLALTLIVLRSRDAHVAANLSGMAQGIGYTVASLGPLAVGVVHEVTGGWNALGWIFAVIGLCAIVAGLGAGRALYVNVQSEKI; encoded by the coding sequence ATGAACCTTGAGCCGGAGAAGGCCATGCACCATCCCTCGACCGAAGCTGTTCGCCATTTGGATGAACTGGACGAACTGCTGATCGACGCTGAAGTTGACGACGAGCAGGTGCCACAGACTCCACCGGTCGTGCTGCGTCCGTGGTTGCTGCTGTTGGGGCTGGTGCTGGTGGCCCTGAACCTGCGTCCGGCATTGTCGAGCGTGGCGCCGTTACTCGGCGAAGTATCGGACCGCTTGGGATTATCAGCCGCGCAAGCCGGTTTACTGACCACATTGCCAGTGCTGTGCCTGGGGGTGTTTGCACCGTTGGCGCCGATTCTGGCTCGACGCTTCGGGACTGAGCGGGTGGTACTCGGGATTCTCCTGACGCTGGGCGGTGGGATTGTGTTGCGCAGTTGCCTGGGCGAAGTCGGGCTGTTTGCCGGGAGCATTTTGGCGGGCGCCAGTATTGGGGTGATCGGCGTATTGGTGCCGGGCATTATCAAGCGTGATTTTGCCGGGCATGCCGGAACCATGACGGGTGTCTACACCATGGCGTTGTGTCTGGGGGCTGCACTGGCGGCGGGCGCAACGGTGCCGTTGAGCCATTACCTGGGTGACAGTTGGGCATTAGGTCTGGGGTTTTGGGCATTGCCTGCCGTACTGGCGGTCATTTTCTGGCTGCCGCAGGTGGGCAAGCGTCATGGCGCACACAACGTGGCCTACCGGGTGCGTGGCCTGCTGCGTGATCCGCTGGCCTGGCAAGTGACCTTCTACATGGGGTTGCAATCTTCGTTGTCCTACATCGTTTTCGGTTGGTTGCCTTCAATCCTGATTGGCCGGGGCCTGACCCCGACCCAAGCCGGGCTGGTGATGTCGGGCTCGGTGATTGTGCAGTTGGCCACGGCGCTGAGTGCGCCCTGGCTGGCGACGCGCGGCAAAGATCAACGACTGGCAATTGTGCTGGTCATGGGCATGACGTTGGCAGGCCTGTTTGGTTGTCTGTATGCCCCGCTGGAGGGCTTGTGGGGCTGGGCGATTGTGTTGGGTCTCGGGCAGGGCGGGGCTTTCAGCCTGGCGTTAACTTTGATTGTGCTGCGTTCGCGCGATGCCCATGTGGCCGCCAACCTGTCGGGCATGGCTCAAGGCATTGGTTACACCGTGGCCTCGCTGGGCCCTCTGGCCGTGGGTGTGGTGCATGAAGTGACCGGCGGTTGGAATGCGCTGGGCTGGATTTTTGCGGTGATTGGTCTGTGTGCCATCGTTGCCGGTCTTGGGGCCGGGCGGGCGCTGTATGTGAATGTGCAGAGCGAGAAGATTTAA
- the yejK gene encoding nucleoid-associated protein YejK produces MPIRHCIVHLIDKKPDGTPAVLHARDCELAESQAIENMLADLNESYNAKQGKAWGFFHAESGAHPFSGWLKEYLDGGTDFTAFSRVAVEHLQKLMEESNLSVGGHVLFAHYQQGMTDYLAIALLHHSDGVAVNSELDVTPSRHLDLGQLHLAARINLSEWQNNKQSKQYISFIKGKNGKKVSEYFRDFIGCQEGVDGPGETRTLLKAFSDFVESEDLPEESAREKTKTLVDYASSQAKIGEPMGLEELSELIDEERPKAFYDHIRNKDYGLSPEIPADKRTLNQFRRFTGRAEGLSISFEAHLLGSKVEFDEEAGTLVIKGLPTQLLDQLKRNK; encoded by the coding sequence ATGCCGATCCGTCATTGCATCGTCCACTTGATTGATAAAAAACCCGACGGTACGCCCGCTGTTCTCCACGCCCGAGACTGCGAATTGGCCGAGTCTCAAGCCATCGAGAACATGCTCGCAGACCTGAACGAAAGCTATAACGCCAAACAAGGTAAAGCCTGGGGCTTTTTCCACGCCGAGTCCGGCGCGCATCCTTTCAGCGGCTGGCTCAAGGAGTACCTGGACGGCGGCACCGATTTCACCGCCTTCAGCCGTGTCGCCGTTGAACACCTGCAAAAACTGATGGAAGAATCCAACCTGTCGGTGGGCGGTCACGTGCTGTTCGCGCATTACCAGCAAGGCATGACTGACTACCTGGCCATCGCGCTGCTGCACCACAGCGACGGCGTAGCGGTCAACTCGGAACTGGACGTAACGCCTTCGCGCCACCTGGATCTGGGCCAATTGCACCTGGCCGCGCGCATCAACCTCTCCGAGTGGCAGAACAACAAGCAATCCAAGCAGTACATTTCGTTTATCAAAGGCAAGAACGGCAAAAAGGTCTCGGAGTACTTCCGCGACTTTATCGGCTGCCAGGAAGGCGTCGACGGCCCCGGCGAAACCCGCACGCTGCTCAAGGCCTTCAGTGATTTTGTTGAAAGCGAAGACCTGCCCGAAGAATCTGCCCGCGAGAAAACCAAGACCTTGGTCGATTACGCCAGCAGTCAGGCCAAGATCGGTGAACCGATGGGTCTGGAAGAATTGTCCGAACTGATCGACGAAGAACGCCCAAAAGCGTTTTACGACCACATCCGCAACAAAGACTACGGCCTGTCGCCTGAGATCCCGGCTGACAAACGCACCCTGAACCAGTTCCGCCGCTTCACAGGGCGCGCTGAAGGCTTGTCTATCAGCTTTGAAGCCCACCTGCTGGGCTCCAAGGTGGAGTTTGACGAAGAAGCCGGTACGCTCGTCATCAAAGGCCTGCCGACCCAATTGCTCGACCAGCTCAAGCGCAACAAATAA
- a CDS encoding FadR/GntR family transcriptional regulator: protein MTDVSPLIKRSLVDQALEQLRARINSGTWEVGQRLPTEPELATQLNISRNTVREAMRVLAFAGLIDIRQGDGSYLRGRIDPMDTLRALSSCSLEQGREMRHILEVEAVGLAALRRTDEDLRLLHQALDVSGQHYHGELDTYICCDLLFHQRLIDAAHNPALSELYRYSASVFTHHLRNTLDVQPRRQQVFDLHVQLLEAVEQQDPQRAMALCRTLINEP from the coding sequence ATGACAGACGTTTCTCCGCTGATAAAACGCTCGCTGGTCGATCAGGCCCTTGAGCAACTGCGTGCCCGCATCAACAGCGGTACTTGGGAGGTGGGCCAGCGCCTGCCGACCGAACCCGAGCTGGCGACGCAACTGAACATCAGCCGTAACACGGTGCGTGAAGCCATGCGGGTGTTGGCGTTTGCCGGCTTGATTGATATTCGCCAGGGCGATGGCAGTTATCTGCGCGGGCGTATCGATCCGATGGACACGCTGCGTGCACTGTCATCCTGTTCTCTGGAGCAGGGCCGCGAGATGCGCCATATCCTGGAAGTCGAAGCCGTTGGCCTGGCCGCCCTGCGTCGCACCGATGAAGACTTGCGGCTCCTGCATCAAGCGCTCGACGTCAGTGGTCAGCATTACCACGGCGAACTCGATACCTATATTTGCTGTGACTTGCTGTTTCATCAGCGCTTGATTGATGCCGCGCATAACCCGGCCTTGAGCGAGTTATATCGCTACAGCGCCAGTGTTTTTACCCATCATTTGCGCAACACCCTGGATGTTCAGCCGCGGCGTCAGCAGGTGTTTGATCTGCACGTCCAATTGCTGGAAGCCGTCGAACAACAAGACCCGCAACGGGCTATGGCGCTTTGCCGGACGTTGATCAATGAACCTTGA
- a CDS encoding HU family DNA-binding protein: MAITKDQLIADLAETVDAPKTTTRALLDQLGQIVADQLENGGEITLPGIGKLKVTERPARTGRNPSTGAAIEIAAKKVIKLVVAKGLTDAVNK; the protein is encoded by the coding sequence ATGGCTATTACTAAAGACCAACTGATCGCTGATCTGGCTGAAACTGTAGACGCACCGAAAACTACCACGCGTGCTCTGCTGGACCAACTGGGTCAAATCGTTGCTGATCAGCTGGAAAATGGCGGCGAAATCACTCTGCCAGGTATTGGCAAACTGAAAGTGACCGAGCGTCCTGCCCGTACTGGCCGTAACCCTTCGACTGGCGCTGCCATCGAAATCGCTGCCAAAAAAGTTATCAAGCTCGTTGTGGCTAAAGGCCTGACTGACGCTGTTAACAAGTAA
- a CDS encoding amino acid ABC transporter ATP-binding protein, which yields MSEAIKKPASPEGIIQMQGVNKWYGQFHVLKDINLNVQPGERIVLCGPSGSGKSTTIRCLNRLEEHQQGRIVVDGVELTNDIKQIETVRREVGMVFQHFNLFPHLTILQNCTLAPMWVRKMPKRQAEEIAMHYLERVRIPEQAHKFPGQLSGGQQQRVAIARALCMKPKIMLFDEPTSALDPEMVKEVLDTMIGLAEDGMTMLCVTHEMGFARTVANRVIFMDKGEIVEQAAPNDFFDNPQNDRTKLFLNQILH from the coding sequence ATGAGTGAAGCAATCAAAAAGCCTGCTAGCCCTGAAGGCATTATTCAGATGCAGGGCGTTAACAAGTGGTATGGCCAGTTCCACGTGCTCAAGGACATCAACCTGAACGTGCAGCCCGGCGAGCGGATTGTGTTGTGCGGGCCTTCGGGCTCGGGTAAGTCGACCACTATTCGTTGCCTTAATCGCCTCGAAGAGCACCAGCAAGGGCGCATTGTGGTCGATGGTGTGGAGTTGACCAACGACATCAAACAGATCGAAACCGTGCGCCGCGAAGTCGGCATGGTGTTTCAGCACTTCAACCTGTTTCCGCATCTGACCATTTTGCAAAACTGCACGTTGGCACCGATGTGGGTGCGCAAGATGCCCAAGCGCCAGGCCGAAGAAATTGCCATGCACTATTTGGAACGCGTGCGTATTCCGGAGCAGGCACACAAGTTTCCGGGGCAGTTGTCCGGTGGTCAGCAACAGCGTGTGGCGATAGCCCGGGCGCTGTGCATGAAACCCAAAATCATGCTGTTCGACGAACCGACCTCAGCGCTTGATCCGGAAATGGTCAAAGAAGTGCTCGACACCATGATTGGTTTGGCCGAAGACGGCATGACCATGCTCTGCGTGACTCACGAGATGGGCTTTGCCCGTACGGTGGCTAATCGGGTGATCTTTATGGACAAGGGTGAAATCGTCGAGCAAGCGGCACCGAATGACTTCTTCGACAACCCGCAAAATGATCGGACCAAACTGTTCCTGAATCAGATTTTGCATTGA
- a CDS encoding glutathione S-transferase family protein — MSELILHHYATSPFAHKARLLLGFKGLSWHSVHIPAMMPKPDLLALTGGYRKTPVLQVGADIYCDTALIARRLEQEKSAPVLFPLDKQLVVSAFAAWADSVVFQHAVSLVFQPESVAVRFARLPPEGVKAFMADRAGLFSGGSATRLPLEQAKLQWPVIMARLEQQLQHAQGDYLFGEPSIADFALAHPLWFLKATPVTAPLVDAYPAVAAWLARVLDVGQGAPIDMTPEQALDVAKKAEPVDLPEFDQHCGLIQGQRVSVAATDYGVDPVEGELVHVGAEAVVVRREDPRVGAVHVHFPRIGFRIDAVGQITP; from the coding sequence ATGTCTGAGTTGATACTTCATCATTACGCAACGTCCCCTTTTGCCCATAAAGCTCGCCTGCTGCTGGGCTTCAAGGGGCTTTCGTGGCACTCAGTACACATCCCGGCGATGATGCCAAAACCTGATTTGCTGGCCTTGACCGGTGGTTATCGCAAAACACCGGTGCTGCAAGTGGGAGCGGACATTTATTGCGACACGGCGTTGATTGCCCGGCGCCTGGAGCAAGAAAAATCGGCGCCGGTGTTGTTTCCTCTCGACAAACAACTGGTGGTCAGTGCGTTTGCGGCGTGGGCTGATTCGGTGGTGTTTCAGCATGCCGTGAGTTTGGTGTTTCAGCCTGAATCAGTGGCTGTGCGTTTTGCCAGACTGCCGCCAGAAGGGGTCAAGGCGTTCATGGCGGATCGCGCGGGCTTGTTCAGCGGTGGCAGTGCGACCCGTTTGCCGCTGGAGCAAGCCAAGTTGCAATGGCCAGTGATCATGGCGCGACTTGAGCAGCAATTGCAGCACGCACAGGGTGACTACCTGTTTGGTGAACCTTCGATTGCCGACTTTGCACTGGCACACCCGCTGTGGTTCCTGAAAGCCACGCCGGTCACGGCGCCACTGGTTGATGCGTATCCGGCGGTGGCGGCCTGGTTGGCACGGGTGCTGGATGTGGGGCAGGGCGCACCGATCGACATGACCCCCGAGCAGGCGCTGGACGTTGCCAAAAAGGCTGAGCCCGTTGATTTACCTGAATTCGATCAACATTGCGGGTTGATTCAAGGTCAGCGTGTGAGCGTTGCTGCGACCGACTACGGCGTCGATCCGGTGGAAGGTGAGTTGGTGCACGTGGGCGCCGAAGCCGTAGTCGTGCGCCGGGAAGACCCGCGAGTGGGCGCTGTGCATGTGCACTTTCCACGTATCGGGTTTCGCATTGACGCGGTGGGCCAAATAACACCGTAG
- the rlmF gene encoding 23S rRNA (adenine(1618)-N(6))-methyltransferase RlmF — translation MTTPRTSKATRHKPKTASESTPVEPRVKPSLHPRNRHQGRYDFPQLISVCPELAEFVIINPYGKESIDFANPSAVRVFNRALLKAFYGIAHWDIPADYLCPPVPGRADYVHFLADLLANMNDGEIPRGSSVRVLDIGMGANCVYPLIGHSEYRWQFLGTEVDPTAVKAAKAIVQSNSLNKAISLRLQPNPQKILLDILESSERFDLTMCNPPFHASLDEATRGSERKWRALGKADPKRKLPVLNFGGQAAELWCEGGEQRFVTQLIRESVQVGRQVLWFSVLVSKASNLPAIQTALKKAGARESQVVEMSQGNKQSRFVAWTFHDKDQQQMWREKNWK, via the coding sequence ATGACAACCCCACGTACTTCCAAAGCCACACGCCACAAGCCCAAGACTGCCAGCGAGAGCACCCCGGTCGAGCCGCGCGTCAAGCCTAGCCTGCACCCGCGCAACCGCCATCAGGGCCGTTACGACTTTCCTCAACTGATTTCGGTCTGCCCGGAACTGGCTGAGTTTGTGATCATCAACCCGTACGGCAAAGAGAGCATCGACTTCGCCAACCCAAGTGCCGTGCGCGTGTTCAACCGCGCCCTGCTCAAGGCGTTCTACGGGATTGCGCACTGGGACATTCCGGCTGACTACCTGTGCCCGCCAGTGCCGGGCCGCGCCGATTACGTGCACTTCCTGGCGGACTTGCTGGCCAACATGAACGATGGCGAGATTCCGCGCGGCTCCAGCGTGCGCGTGCTGGACATCGGCATGGGCGCCAACTGCGTCTACCCGCTGATCGGCCACAGCGAATACCGCTGGCAGTTCCTCGGCACTGAAGTCGACCCGACAGCGGTTAAAGCCGCCAAGGCGATTGTGCAGTCCAACAGCTTGAACAAAGCCATCAGCCTGCGCCTGCAACCTAATCCCCAGAAGATCCTGCTGGACATCCTGGAGAGCAGCGAGCGATTCGACCTGACGATGTGCAACCCGCCGTTCCACGCTTCGCTGGACGAAGCCACACGCGGCAGCGAGCGCAAATGGCGTGCACTGGGCAAGGCTGACCCCAAGCGCAAACTGCCGGTTCTGAATTTTGGTGGCCAGGCGGCCGAACTGTGGTGCGAAGGCGGCGAGCAACGCTTCGTGACCCAACTGATACGTGAAAGCGTGCAGGTAGGCCGTCAGGTGCTGTGGTTCAGCGTGCTGGTGTCCAAGGCCTCCAACTTGCCGGCCATTCAAACAGCGCTGAAAAAAGCCGGTGCGCGCGAAAGCCAGGTCGTCGAAATGTCTCAGGGCAACAAGCAAAGCCGCTTTGTGGCCTGGACCTTCCACGACAAAGACCAGCAGCAGATGTGGCGCGAGAAAAACTGGAAGTAA
- a CDS encoding glutaredoxin family protein produces the protein MLNGILKKVLFVLVVVVVFQNWGKIERVLNPSGAVSEQTRASARVVLYATEWCGYCKATRRFLDQKGIPFKEFDIDKDAAARQAYEALGGRGIPILDVNGTLLRDFNPDAILAALK, from the coding sequence ATGCTGAACGGCATCCTGAAGAAAGTCCTGTTTGTGCTGGTGGTTGTGGTCGTCTTTCAGAACTGGGGCAAGATCGAGCGGGTGCTTAACCCCTCAGGCGCCGTGTCAGAGCAAACCCGAGCCAGCGCCCGGGTGGTGCTGTATGCCACCGAGTGGTGCGGCTACTGCAAGGCCACGCGGCGTTTTCTGGACCAGAAAGGCATCCCGTTCAAGGAATTTGATATCGACAAGGATGCTGCCGCCCGTCAGGCCTATGAGGCGCTGGGTGGCCGCGGGATTCCGATACTGGACGTAAACGGCACATTGCTCAGGGATTTCAACCCGGATGCGATCTTGGCGGCGTTGAAATAA
- a CDS encoding nuclear transport factor 2 family protein: MSQDHQALITRFYQAFQQLDAHAMGECYTDDVVFSDPVFGELRGHEATDMWRMLTSRAKDFSLTFDQVQADTQRGSAHWVATYLFSQTGNVVINDIQARFVFRDGKICEHHDHFDLWRWSRQALGTKGLLLGWTPLVQNAIRAQAKKGLKAFQAGR, translated from the coding sequence ATGAGCCAAGACCATCAAGCGTTGATTACTCGCTTCTACCAGGCTTTTCAGCAATTGGATGCACACGCCATGGGCGAGTGTTACACCGACGACGTCGTGTTCAGCGATCCGGTATTTGGCGAACTGCGTGGTCATGAAGCCACCGATATGTGGCGCATGCTGACGTCACGGGCCAAGGATTTCAGCCTGACGTTTGATCAGGTTCAGGCCGACACCCAACGCGGCAGTGCGCATTGGGTGGCGACCTATTTGTTCAGCCAGACCGGTAATGTCGTGATCAACGACATTCAGGCCCGCTTTGTGTTTCGCGACGGCAAAATTTGCGAGCACCACGACCACTTCGACCTGTGGCGCTGGTCGCGTCAGGCATTGGGCACTAAAGGTTTATTACTGGGGTGGACACCGCTGGTGCAAAACGCCATTCGGGCTCAGGCGAAAAAAGGCCTCAAAGCCTTTCAGGCGGGGCGTTAA
- a CDS encoding GIY-YIG nuclease family protein: MTRLSESSEATAQVAKPWFVYLVRAANGSLYCGISDDPVRRFAKHQTGKGARFFASSPAVALVYIESWPDKGEALRQERLIKKLKKSAKECLVQSQMAHLEVS; this comes from the coding sequence GTGACAAGGTTGAGCGAATCCTCAGAGGCCACGGCTCAAGTGGCCAAACCCTGGTTTGTGTATTTGGTGCGTGCGGCCAATGGCTCGCTCTATTGCGGGATCAGCGATGACCCGGTGCGACGTTTTGCCAAGCATCAAACCGGCAAGGGCGCGCGTTTCTTCGCCTCAAGCCCAGCCGTAGCCCTGGTGTATATCGAGTCCTGGCCGGATAAAGGCGAAGCGCTGCGTCAGGAAAGGCTGATTAAAAAGCTTAAAAAAAGCGCTAAAGAGTGTCTGGTGCAAAGCCAGATGGCGCACTTAGAAGTGAGCTGA